The following are from one region of the Candidatus Kinetoplastibacterium crithidii genome:
- the rlmD gene encoding 23S rRNA (uracil(1939)-C(5))-methyltransferase RlmD yields the protein MSDVLEINSVDLNARGISRYNNKVIFVDGVLPGEKVLVDIVKKTKKYDLAILKQILMQSNFRRKPFCEYFGTCGGCIMQHIDTRSQVSIKQRILEDNLFHLGKTNPSFILQAVYGLDHQYRCRAKFSVKLGAKKSFVLLGFRARHSIFVTDINYCPILHKDISKLILPLKEVVSQLSISKNISNIEVSIGDNLVIHFLICTFDQLSYSDKIILLKFEEKHNTKCWIQRARNQEVYQISNNYRELYYSLPEFGFLMHFNVNDFTQINHSVNRIMVSRVLSLLDIKASDVILDLFCGLGNFTLPLATKAKKVIGIDINNDLIARASNISMFYKLDKIISFKVLNLFKIGINWFSNIEAFDILILDPPREGAFSIVKSLSACKKKLPRRIVYVSCNPSTLSRDVNVLVYECGYVLKCSGIINMFTHTGHVESITVLEL from the coding sequence GTGAGTGATGTTTTAGAGATTAATTCTGTTGATTTAAATGCTAGAGGTATATCTCGCTATAATAACAAAGTTATATTTGTTGATGGTGTTTTGCCTGGAGAAAAAGTATTAGTTGATATCGTTAAAAAAACAAAAAAATATGATTTAGCAATATTAAAACAGATATTAATGCAGTCAAATTTTAGAAGAAAACCTTTTTGTGAGTATTTTGGTACATGTGGTGGTTGTATTATGCAACATATAGATACGAGGTCACAGGTATCTATTAAACAACGTATATTAGAAGATAATTTATTTCATTTAGGAAAAACAAATCCGAGTTTTATTCTACAGGCTGTCTATGGATTAGATCATCAATATAGATGTCGGGCTAAATTTTCTGTCAAATTAGGAGCAAAAAAATCATTTGTTTTACTTGGTTTTCGCGCGCGTCATAGTATATTTGTTACTGACATTAATTATTGTCCAATTTTGCATAAAGATATTAGCAAATTAATTTTGCCGTTGAAAGAGGTTGTTTCTCAACTTTCAATTTCGAAAAACATATCTAATATAGAAGTGTCTATAGGAGATAATTTAGTAATTCATTTTTTGATTTGTACTTTTGATCAATTAAGTTATAGTGATAAAATTATTTTATTGAAATTTGAGGAAAAACATAATACCAAATGTTGGATTCAAAGAGCTAGGAATCAAGAAGTCTATCAGATAAGTAATAACTATAGAGAATTATATTACTCACTACCTGAATTTGGATTTCTAATGCATTTTAATGTGAATGATTTTACGCAAATAAATCATTCAGTGAACAGGATAATGGTATCGAGAGTTTTGTCATTGTTAGATATTAAGGCATCAGATGTAATATTAGATTTGTTTTGTGGTTTAGGAAACTTTACTTTGCCATTAGCTACAAAGGCTAAGAAAGTTATAGGTATAGATATAAATAATGATTTGATTGCGAGAGCTTCAAATATATCAATGTTTTATAAATTAGATAAAATTATAAGTTTTAAGGTTTTAAATCTATTTAAAATAGGAATTAATTGGTTTTCTAATATCGAAGCTTTCGATATTTTAATACTAGATCCTCCTCGTGAGGGAGCATTTTCTATAGTTAAATCGTTGTCTGCTTGTAAAAAAAAATTGCCAAGAAGAATTGTATATGTTTCTTGTAATCCTTCTACTTTATCTAGAGATGTTAATGTATTAGTATATGAGTGTGGTTATGTCTTAAAATGTTCAGGAATTATAAATATGTTTACTCATACAGGACATGTTGAATCTATAACAGTACTCGAATTATAG
- a CDS encoding SurA N-terminal domain-containing protein: MFEFLRKKSRWIVLIAIIFITPAIFFSGIMMGNKSHKDKKIVSIGNSNITLFDFEKTYSSFIRKTISDTKYEIDISLVDTPKMRKYFLEELINSNILNQTALDLKISVSDDVLYKYISSLDWGNGYNNFSKSNYLSALRSAGITPRKFEEDQRIYLSGRKLINFISISPIFPEKSLDYFIKSSLQRRTARFIYYRYKEFEDNISVQEEETSTWYKNNNELLEIPFNIDLDYMILDQDNISFDINITDDDINNFYNKNILPNNEMRSFDYIYIEKKDGGLLDIDKASNILEIVIKDPNKFKSFAISKVDNSQINNFYTKDHLLDDYGSEFSEIVFNLEEGKISNIIETNNGFYIVKLIKIANNTNYTKDQIKDVIFKQKKNLNFLDLISKIRDSIYYDNKDLNDISTELSLNIESLYGLTRDGSVINSYDNKNYYFKDRKILNMLFNDFLYNERNYNIVQLSSTKFVIVRINSSHDAYIPSYDLVRDSIKKIVISDKSRDLAIKNAKELIVSLNDANSSKNLSNKFSKPIEFMRNKGNIDIPVEVSDFIMKMAHFKLPSYDFIPLDSGLYIIKLEKIDECNNYDDVNKDFRKIFFESYGTSESMAFIRYLRDKYNLKLFNSINEILNFKID; this comes from the coding sequence ATGTTTGAATTTCTTAGAAAAAAATCTCGGTGGATAGTTTTAATAGCAATAATTTTCATTACACCAGCTATTTTTTTTTCTGGGATAATGATGGGAAACAAGTCCCATAAAGATAAAAAAATAGTTTCTATAGGTAATTCTAATATAACACTTTTTGATTTTGAAAAAACTTATTCTAGTTTTATAAGGAAAACCATTTCAGATACGAAGTATGAGATAGATATATCTTTAGTAGATACACCTAAAATGAGAAAATATTTTTTAGAAGAACTAATAAATTCAAATATTTTAAATCAAACAGCACTTGATCTAAAAATATCTGTATCTGATGATGTTCTTTATAAATATATATCTTCTTTAGATTGGGGCAATGGTTACAATAATTTTTCTAAGTCTAACTATCTAAGTGCTTTGCGTAGTGCAGGAATTACACCAAGAAAATTTGAAGAAGATCAAAGAATATATTTATCAGGACGAAAATTAATAAATTTTATTAGTATATCTCCTATATTTCCTGAAAAATCATTAGACTATTTTATCAAATCTTCTTTACAAAGAAGAACTGCACGTTTCATCTATTATAGATATAAAGAATTTGAAGATAATATATCAGTTCAAGAAGAAGAGACCTCAACATGGTATAAGAATAATAATGAATTGTTAGAAATTCCTTTTAATATAGATCTTGATTATATGATTTTAGATCAAGATAATATTTCTTTTGATATTAATATAACAGATGATGATATTAATAATTTCTACAATAAAAACATTTTGCCTAATAATGAAATGCGTTCTTTCGATTATATTTATATAGAAAAGAAAGATGGTGGATTATTAGATATAGATAAAGCTTCAAATATATTGGAAATTGTAATTAAAGATCCAAATAAATTCAAGTCTTTTGCTATTAGCAAAGTAGATAATAGTCAGATAAATAATTTTTATACTAAAGATCATTTGTTAGATGATTATGGATCTGAGTTTTCTGAGATTGTGTTTAATCTAGAGGAAGGCAAAATATCTAACATAATAGAAACTAATAATGGTTTTTATATCGTTAAACTTATAAAAATAGCTAATAATACTAATTACACTAAAGATCAAATAAAAGATGTTATTTTTAAACAAAAGAAAAATTTAAATTTTTTGGATTTAATATCAAAAATTAGAGATTCTATTTATTATGATAATAAAGATTTAAATGATATTTCTACGGAATTATCTTTAAATATTGAAAGTTTGTATGGATTAACAAGAGATGGTAGTGTAATTAATTCTTATGATAATAAAAATTATTACTTCAAAGATAGAAAAATATTAAATATGCTATTTAATGATTTTCTATACAATGAACGTAATTATAATATTGTCCAGCTTTCCTCTACAAAATTTGTTATTGTTAGAATCAATTCTTCACATGACGCTTATATTCCATCATATGATTTGGTTAGAGATTCTATAAAGAAAATTGTTATATCTGATAAAAGTAGAGATTTAGCAATAAAAAATGCTAAAGAACTTATAGTTTCTTTAAACGATGCTAATTCTTCTAAAAATTTATCAAATAAATTTTCTAAACCAATAGAATTTATGCGTAATAAAGGAAATATTGATATTCCAGTAGAAGTTTCTGATTTTATTATGAAAATGGCTCATTTTAAGTTGCCCTCATATGATTTTATTCCCCTAGATTCTGGTCTTTACATCATTAAATTAGAAAAAATTGATGAATGTAATAATTACGATGATGTAAATAAAGATTTTAGAAAAATATTTTTTGAGAGTTACGGTACATCTGAATCTATGGCATTTATTAGATATTTGAGAGATAAATATAATTTAAAATTATTTAATAGTATTAATGAGATTCTGAATTTTAAAATAGATTAG
- the rsmD gene encoding 16S rRNA (guanine(966)-N(2))-methyltransferase RsmD → MTNNSVYIISGIYKNTKITFPKINGLRPTPNRVKETLFNWLNNKWNNNFTNKTILDLFAGSGSLGFEAASRGASFIQMVEYNKQATKSIQLICKKISLDQVKIFSGKAIDFLQQKQTKQFDLILLDPPFQNNELEKIWPYLPRVLNNNSIVYIESNSIIKIPNYLNLIRTKKAGQVYFNLYEYKI, encoded by the coding sequence ATGACTAATAACTCTGTTTATATTATTTCTGGGATATATAAAAACACCAAGATTACATTTCCTAAAATTAATGGATTACGTCCAACTCCGAATAGAGTTAAAGAAACATTATTTAATTGGTTAAATAACAAATGGAACAATAATTTTACAAATAAAACCATACTTGATTTATTTGCTGGCAGTGGATCATTAGGATTTGAAGCCGCTTCCAGAGGTGCTAGTTTCATACAAATGGTAGAGTATAATAAACAAGCTACAAAATCAATTCAACTTATATGTAAAAAAATATCACTTGACCAAGTAAAAATATTTTCAGGAAAAGCTATAGATTTTCTTCAACAAAAACAAACAAAACAATTTGATCTAATTTTATTAGATCCTCCATTTCAAAATAATGAACTTGAAAAAATATGGCCTTATTTACCAAGAGTACTAAATAATAATAGTATAGTTTATATCGAATCAAATTCAATTATAAAAATACCAAACTATCTAAATTTAATACGCACCAAAAAAGCTGGACAAGTTTACTTCAATCTTTATGAATATAAGATCTAA
- the ftsY gene encoding signal recognition particle-docking protein FtsY translates to MFDFFKSKFSKKINSNNSTLESEEKISKEYSINEQHQENINSEKHNDDNKYSIFKLLRKSLSNTSNNLTRFFRRSTIDETIFEELESILIMSDVGFEASSDIINLLKSKFLKRNTFEIKEVENELYTILTDRLKVLESKIHINYKPSIFLIVGANGVGKTTSIAKIASYFKSLNLTVLLVAADTFRAAAVDQLQKLGDNNNIMVYSKAGVRDPSSVVFDGINFGKAQNVDVIIIDSAGRLPSNINLMNELTKVKKVISKANNGEPYETILVIDANSGQSNIAQISSFDNYVGISGLFIAKLDGTAKGGILVSVAYGKNNIRKIPVYWIGIGEKKDDMLSFVAEDFVEAMLDK, encoded by the coding sequence ATGTTTGATTTTTTTAAAAGTAAATTTAGTAAAAAGATTAATTCTAATAATAGTACATTAGAATCAGAAGAAAAAATATCAAAAGAATATTCTATAAATGAACAGCATCAAGAAAATATTAATTCTGAAAAACATAATGATGATAATAAATATTCTATTTTTAAATTACTTAGGAAAAGTTTATCTAATACAAGTAACAATCTAACCAGATTTTTTAGAAGATCAACAATAGATGAAACTATTTTTGAAGAGTTAGAGTCTATTTTAATAATGTCAGATGTAGGATTTGAAGCATCTAGCGATATAATAAATTTATTAAAATCGAAATTTTTAAAAAGAAATACATTTGAAATTAAAGAAGTAGAAAATGAATTATATACAATATTAACCGATCGTTTAAAAGTTTTAGAAAGTAAAATTCATATTAATTATAAACCTAGTATTTTTCTAATAGTAGGAGCTAATGGAGTAGGAAAGACTACATCAATTGCTAAAATAGCTTCCTATTTCAAGTCTTTAAACTTGACAGTATTATTAGTGGCAGCAGATACATTTCGTGCTGCTGCTGTGGATCAATTGCAGAAATTGGGAGATAATAATAATATAATGGTATACTCTAAAGCAGGGGTACGGGATCCTTCTTCTGTAGTTTTTGATGGTATTAATTTTGGTAAAGCTCAAAATGTTGATGTTATTATTATAGATTCTGCCGGAAGATTGCCTTCAAATATAAATTTGATGAATGAATTAACAAAAGTAAAAAAAGTTATATCTAAAGCAAATAATGGTGAGCCTTATGAAACCATATTAGTTATAGATGCTAACTCAGGTCAGAGTAATATTGCACAAATATCATCTTTTGATAATTATGTAGGTATATCTGGTTTATTTATCGCTAAGTTAGATGGGACGGCTAAAGGTGGCATCCTAGTTTCTGTCGCTTATGGTAAAAATAATATTCGCAAAATTCCTGTTTATTGGATAGGTATAGGAGAAAAGAAGGATGATATGTTATCTTTTGTAGCTGAAGATTTTGTAGAGGCTATGTTAGATAAATAA
- the ribB gene encoding 3,4-dihydroxy-2-butanone-4-phosphate synthase, with protein MSNSSIANIQKYGVISSVDDIVNELKSGRMIILIDEEDRENEGDLLVAADFISSENINFMITHARGLVCLTLTEDHCQKLGLSMMTENNSSRYGTNFTQSIEAASGIGTGISAFDRAHTIKVATDKDVVPEDLVQPGHIFPVRAVKGGVLARAGHTEAGCDLTRMAGLTPAAVICEIINKDGSMARLPDLLEFSKEFNLKIGTIASLIKYRSKKETLIKMYSSFMINTVYGDFKALCYQDVINSSTHIALVHGNIDFSKETLVSIQTPSSILDIIRTDDNLGLLTINKALERIVKSPSGVLLLINCHVSSDDVFRNINEFNKLQPFLDNCNYNLATHGVISQILCNIGIGNIILLKEKNSPNKFDFGLSISGYDFI; from the coding sequence ATGTCTAATTCCTCCATTGCAAATATACAAAAATATGGTGTCATATCATCTGTTGATGATATTGTTAATGAACTGAAATCTGGTCGTATGATTATCTTGATTGATGAAGAAGATAGAGAGAATGAGGGTGATTTATTAGTAGCTGCTGATTTTATCTCTTCTGAGAACATCAATTTTATGATAACACATGCTCGTGGGTTAGTATGTCTAACTTTGACAGAAGATCATTGTCAAAAGCTAGGTTTAAGCATGATGACAGAAAATAATAGTTCTCGTTATGGTACTAATTTCACACAATCAATAGAGGCAGCAAGCGGTATAGGAACTGGTATTTCTGCTTTTGATAGGGCGCATACTATAAAAGTAGCTACTGATAAGGATGTCGTTCCAGAAGACTTAGTTCAACCTGGTCATATATTTCCAGTTAGAGCTGTTAAAGGTGGAGTTTTAGCTAGGGCAGGTCATACTGAAGCAGGATGTGACTTAACAAGAATGGCTGGCCTTACTCCTGCTGCAGTCATTTGTGAAATAATAAATAAAGATGGTTCAATGGCTCGATTACCAGATCTATTAGAGTTTTCTAAAGAATTTAATTTAAAAATAGGAACTATAGCTAGTTTAATAAAATATAGAAGTAAGAAAGAAACTCTGATTAAGATGTATAGTAGTTTTATGATAAATACCGTTTATGGTGATTTTAAGGCTCTTTGTTATCAGGATGTTATAAACTCCTCAACTCATATTGCTTTAGTACATGGCAATATTGATTTTTCTAAAGAAACTTTAGTTAGCATACAAACACCTTCTTCTATTTTAGATATAATTAGAACAGATGATAATTTGGGTCTATTGACAATTAATAAGGCTTTAGAGAGAATTGTGAAATCTCCTTCTGGAGTTTTGTTATTAATAAACTGTCATGTTTCTTCTGATGATGTTTTCAGAAACATTAATGAATTTAATAAACTCCAGCCATTCTTAGATAACTGTAATTATAATTTAGCTACGCATGGAGTTATTTCACAGATACTTTGTAATATAGGTATTGGTAATATTATATTACTAAAAGAGAAAAATTCCCCTAATAAGTTTGATTTTGGTCTTTCAATTTCGGGGTATGATTTTATATAG
- a CDS encoding 6,7-dimethyl-8-ribityllumazine synthase, with the protein MNINSINQNLDGKGLSIGIVVSRFNDEIGQIELDYCLEELLSLGVSESDIILMTVPGALEIGVTMLHLIENREIDALIALGAVIRGETFHFDIVSNEMASAISTLSLQSGIPIANGVLTVDSYEQANVRAAEKGRDCADAAVEMANLIQMLKS; encoded by the coding sequence ATGAATATTAATAGTATTAATCAAAATCTAGATGGCAAAGGTCTGAGTATTGGTATAGTTGTATCAAGGTTTAATGATGAGATAGGACAGATAGAATTAGATTATTGTTTAGAGGAGTTATTATCTTTAGGTGTTTCTGAGTCAGATATTATTCTGATGACAGTTCCTGGAGCTTTAGAAATAGGTGTAACTATGTTACATCTTATTGAAAATCGGGAAATTGATGCTTTAATAGCTCTTGGGGCTGTGATTAGAGGTGAAACTTTTCATTTTGATATAGTCAGTAATGAGATGGCTTCTGCAATCTCGACACTATCGCTACAATCTGGTATTCCAATAGCAAACGGTGTTTTAACAGTAGATAGTTACGAACAAGCAAATGTTAGGGCGGCTGAAAAAGGACGTGATTGTGCTGATGCAGCTGTGGAAATGGCTAATTTGATTCAAATGCTTAAATCTTGA
- the nusB gene encoding transcription antitermination factor NusB, which yields MRNNKITARRKAREFALQYIYSWIITGSNQEDIFNDVLYNFFEINNFREVDKDWCKMLISGVLKNCENLRNNFTPYLDRPLRSISPIEHAILLIGTFELIEHMEIPYRVIINESVELAKSFGGTDGFKFINGVLDKMANSVRTN from the coding sequence ATGAGAAATAATAAAATAACAGCAAGAAGAAAAGCAAGAGAATTCGCTTTGCAATATATTTATTCATGGATAATTACAGGATCTAATCAAGAAGATATTTTTAATGATGTTCTTTATAATTTTTTTGAGATAAATAATTTTAGAGAGGTAGATAAAGATTGGTGTAAAATGCTAATTTCAGGTGTTTTAAAAAATTGTGAAAATCTAAGAAATAATTTTACACCATATTTAGATAGACCACTAAGATCTATTTCTCCGATTGAACATGCTATTTTGCTAATAGGAACTTTTGAATTAATTGAACATATGGAAATTCCTTATAGAGTCATAATTAATGAATCGGTAGAATTGGCTAAATCTTTTGGTGGAACTGATGGTTTTAAATTTATCAATGGTGTTTTAGATAAAATGGCTAATAGTGTTCGTACTAATTAA
- the thiL gene encoding thiamine-phosphate kinase, whose product MSEFDIIRKYFSKSIVQKNILGIGDDCALFRVPRGNEVAISKDLLIEGKHFFSHVNPVSLGHKSLAVNLSDLAAMGAQPIGCLLGIAIPTLDHQWLSKFSKGFFKLSNELSCPLLGGDTVKSSCGISISITVFGTVPVSQAIRRNGAKLDDEIWVSGNLGSADIAYRIITKQIIGNKSLLRRTINALDWPNPRIHLGRCLLGVANSAIDISDGFLQDLGHITRSSNLGANIYYDEIPFDKYLEGRVSQEDIKRAILNGGDVYELCFTAPKSNHNAIRDISDKTGVVLHMVGKIVSEKSIKILFPDSSMSYDINGFNHF is encoded by the coding sequence ATGTCAGAGTTCGACATTATTAGAAAATATTTCTCCAAATCCATAGTACAAAAAAATATTTTAGGAATTGGTGATGATTGTGCTTTATTTAGAGTTCCTCGTGGAAATGAAGTTGCTATTAGTAAGGATTTATTAATAGAAGGAAAGCATTTTTTTTCCCATGTTAATCCTGTTTCATTGGGACATAAGTCTTTGGCAGTTAATTTATCAGATTTAGCTGCAATGGGAGCTCAGCCTATTGGATGTTTGCTTGGGATTGCAATTCCAACATTAGATCATCAATGGTTATCAAAGTTTTCAAAAGGTTTTTTTAAATTATCTAATGAGCTTTCATGTCCTTTGTTGGGTGGAGATACTGTAAAAAGTTCTTGTGGAATATCAATAAGTATAACGGTTTTTGGGACAGTGCCAGTATCACAAGCTATTCGTAGAAATGGAGCTAAGTTAGATGATGAAATTTGGGTTTCTGGAAATTTAGGAAGTGCTGATATTGCATATCGTATTATTACAAAACAAATTATAGGCAATAAATCTTTATTAAGAAGAACTATAAATGCTTTAGATTGGCCTAATCCAAGAATACATCTAGGTCGTTGTCTATTGGGAGTAGCTAATTCTGCTATTGATATTTCAGATGGGTTTCTACAAGATTTAGGTCATATTACTAGGTCTAGTAATTTAGGGGCTAATATATATTATGATGAAATTCCATTTGATAAATATTTAGAAGGAAGAGTATCACAAGAAGACATTAAAAGAGCTATTTTAAATGGTGGAGATGTATATGAATTATGTTTTACAGCACCAAAAAGCAATCATAATGCTATTAGGGACATATCTGATAAAACCGGTGTTGTGTTACATATGGTAGGTAAGATAGTTAGTGAAAAATCTATAAAAATTCTTTTTCCTGATAGCTCTATGTCATATGATATCAATGGTTTTAATCATTTTTAA
- a CDS encoding phosphatidylglycerophosphatase A, producing the protein MQDLYNTSFPSFSWICKSHSRFFAFGFGSGLIRPGSGTWGTLMAWLLWFSFLRYFDNLTMICLLIIGFFYGCWICQSMEIELNTNDHIGVVFDEMLSFIFILWVLKGSFLIELLSFIIFRFFDILKPPPIKYIDRVFKSGFGVMLDDLMAAIYTIFVVLLINRII; encoded by the coding sequence ATGCAAGATCTTTATAATACTAGTTTTCCAAGTTTTTCTTGGATCTGTAAAAGTCATAGTAGATTTTTCGCTTTTGGTTTTGGCAGTGGATTAATAAGACCAGGTTCAGGTACTTGGGGAACATTAATGGCTTGGTTGCTATGGTTTAGTTTTTTAAGATATTTTGATAATTTGACTATGATCTGTCTACTAATTATTGGATTTTTTTATGGTTGTTGGATTTGCCAATCTATGGAGATTGAATTAAATACAAATGACCATATTGGAGTGGTTTTTGATGAGATGCTTTCTTTTATATTTATTTTATGGGTTTTAAAGGGCTCTTTTCTTATAGAGTTATTATCATTTATCATATTTAGGTTTTTTGATATACTAAAACCACCGCCTATTAAGTATATAGATAGAGTATTTAAGAGTGGATTTGGTGTTATGTTGGACGATTTGATGGCTGCTATTTATACTATATTTGTAGTTTTATTAATTAATAGAATTATATAG
- the pyrF gene encoding orotidine-5'-phosphate decarboxylase has translation MNFIEKIENSWKQSNSLLQIGLDPNPKNFPYELKDKKNSILEFCIEIVKATAQYACSFKPQIAYFSALRAEEQLEELCSYIKDKYPLLPIILDAKRGDIGATAEQYAIEAFERYNADAVTINPFLGLDSILPYMEWKDRGIIILCKTSNPSGSDLQFLELKNGMMLYEYIAEIVSKKWNTNDQFGLVVGATYPRELSIVRKIVGERMPILIPGIGFQGGDIENTVLSGINKINKGIMINSSRSILYSSKHDNWREAATESAKSLNNLINSFLNHEHSTI, from the coding sequence ATGAATTTTATAGAAAAAATTGAAAATTCATGGAAACAAAGTAATTCTTTACTGCAAATAGGATTAGATCCTAATCCTAAGAATTTTCCTTATGAATTAAAAGATAAAAAAAATTCTATTTTGGAATTCTGTATTGAAATAGTAAAGGCAACTGCTCAATATGCATGCAGTTTTAAACCTCAAATAGCATATTTTTCTGCATTACGTGCAGAAGAACAATTAGAGGAATTATGTTCATATATAAAAGATAAATATCCATTACTACCAATTATATTAGATGCCAAAAGAGGAGACATAGGAGCTACAGCCGAACAATATGCAATTGAAGCTTTTGAAAGATATAATGCAGATGCAGTTACAATTAATCCATTTTTAGGATTAGACTCTATATTACCATATATGGAATGGAAAGATCGTGGCATAATAATATTATGTAAAACATCAAATCCTAGTGGATCAGATCTCCAATTTTTGGAATTAAAGAATGGTATGATGCTATATGAATATATAGCTGAAATAGTATCAAAAAAATGGAATACAAATGATCAATTTGGTTTAGTTGTTGGAGCTACATATCCAAGAGAGTTATCTATAGTTCGTAAAATAGTAGGAGAAAGAATGCCAATACTAATACCTGGAATAGGATTTCAGGGGGGTGATATTGAAAATACTGTTTTATCTGGCATAAATAAAATAAATAAAGGTATTATGATAAATTCATCTAGATCGATATTATACTCATCTAAGCATGATAATTGGAGAGAAGCAGCAACAGAATCAGCAAAATCATTAAATAATCTGATAAATAGTTTTTTAAATCATGAACATTCAACTATATAA
- a CDS encoding DNA-directed RNA polymerase subunit omega, protein MARITVEDCLKNINNRFDLTLAAAYRARELSQGHMPKVESNDKPTVLALREISKGLSGIEMLLKVPG, encoded by the coding sequence ATGGCTCGTATAACAGTGGAAGATTGTTTAAAAAATATTAATAACCGATTTGACCTAACTTTAGCAGCAGCATATAGAGCAAGAGAATTATCTCAAGGCCATATGCCTAAAGTTGAATCAAATGATAAACCTACAGTTTTGGCTTTACGTGAAATCAGCAAAGGATTGTCCGGAATAGAAATGCTTCTTAAAGTACCTGGTTAA
- the gmk gene encoding guanylate kinase, translating into MNYGNLFIIIAPSGVGKSSLIKALTNLHKDISVSISYTTRKPRPTERNGFDYHFIETNEFKKMHDDQVFLESANVHGNFYGTSKNFINNQLSKGKDIIVEIDWQGAKQIKLQYPEATTIFILPPSIEEMKKRLIKRAQDDLSTITRRIDAATTEIKYAKTCEYIIVNSDFDKALNDLINIINATKLKFEVQASRNIELFTKLGVTTE; encoded by the coding sequence ATGAATTATGGTAATTTATTTATAATAATAGCTCCTAGTGGAGTTGGCAAATCTAGTTTAATAAAAGCATTAACTAATTTACATAAAGATATATCTGTATCTATATCATATACAACTAGAAAGCCTCGTCCAACCGAAAGAAATGGTTTTGACTATCATTTTATAGAAACAAATGAATTTAAGAAAATGCATGATGATCAAGTTTTTTTAGAATCAGCTAATGTACATGGCAATTTCTATGGAACATCCAAAAATTTTATAAATAATCAACTTAGTAAAGGAAAAGATATAATAGTAGAGATAGACTGGCAAGGAGCAAAACAAATAAAATTACAATATCCAGAAGCAACTACTATATTTATATTACCACCTTCTATTGAAGAAATGAAAAAAAGACTAATAAAAAGAGCACAAGATGATTTAAGCACTATTACCAGAAGAATAGATGCCGCAACTACAGAAATTAAATATGCAAAAACATGCGAATATATTATTGTAAACAGTGATTTTGATAAAGCACTAAATGATTTAATTAATATTATTAATGCAACAAAATTAAAATTTGAAGTACAAGCCAGCAGAAATATAGAGCTTTTTACTAAATTAGGAGTTACAACTGAATAG